The Blattabacterium cuenoti genome segment AGAAATATCATATAATGATTTATTATTTAAATATGTATTTAACATTTTAATTCCTGGTTTCCTAGTAAAAGATTTATCTTTTCTAAACGTTTTATCTATATGAACAGAAGAAAAAATAATATCCTCTGATTTTAAAACATTCAATATATGATTATGTATAGGCCAAAATTTTTCTTCTGGAAATTCATCTGTTCCTAATCCATCTTGATTAGATATCATGACTAAATCATAATTCAATTCTTTTTTTATTTTTGATAAAAAAAATATAACTCTAGGATAAAAATTTATTTTTTCAATAGAATCAATTTGATAATTTTTAGAATTTTCTTCTATAATAGTTCCGTCTCTATCGAGAAACAATATTCTTTTCATTATATTTTATATTCTAATTTTTAAGTTAAATATTGTACTTATGTATTTGATTTATTAAATATTTATTTTCTTTATGTGTTCCAATCGTAATTCTTAAACAATTACTACATAATGTAATTTTTGATCTATCTCGTACAAAAATTTTTTTATCAATCAAATAATGATATATTTTATATGAAGGACATTTAAATTTTACAAGAATAAAGTTAGTTGAACTAGGATATATTTTATTTACAAATGGAATATTATTGAGTATATTTATCATATAATCTCTTTCCGTAATTATATTTTTTATATGATAAAAAAATAAATCTTTATTTTCAAGTGCTTTAAAAGCTATTTCTTGAGATAAAGAACTAATATTATATGGATTTTTTACTTTATTCATCCAATAAATAATTTCTCTTGAAGCTATTCCGATTCCTATCCTTATGCCTGCTAATCCCCAAGCTTTAGATAAAGTTTGCAAAATAATCAAATTAGGATATTTATTAATTTCCATAGAAAAAGATTTTTCAGAAGAAAAATCTATATAAGCTTCATCTAAAACAACTATTCCAGAAAATTTTTTTATAATTTTTTTTATATCTTCTTTTTTTATGTCATTTCCTGTTGGATTATTAGGAGAACAAATAAATATAATTTTACTAAAAATATTTATATATTTTTTTAATTCAAATAAATCTAACTGGTATATTCCTCTTATAAGAGGAATTTTTATAACGTTTACTCCATGAATTTTTCCACTAACTTCGTACATCCCATATGTAGGGGGAAAAATTATAGAATGATCTTTATACGGATTTGCAAATATCCTATATATTAAATCAATAATTTCATCACTTCCATTTCCTAAAAATATATTATCAGGAGATATATTTTTTATTTTAGATATTCTTATTTTTAATTTTTCTTGCAAAGGATCTGG includes the following:
- the hisC gene encoding histidinol-phosphate transaminase, with translation MNNKSLNFDLCSLIRKNILNIKPYSSARSEHKNKNFKKTILLDANENSFGSPLFFNNYYNRYPDPLQEKLKIRISKIKNISPDNIFLGNGSDEIIDLIYRIFANPYKDHSIIFPPTYGMYEVSGKIHGVNVIKIPLIRGIYQLDLFELKKYINIFSKIIFICSPNNPTGNDIKKEDIKKIIKKFSGIVVLDEAYIDFSSEKSFSMEINKYPNLIILQTLSKAWGLAGIRIGIGIASREIIYWMNKVKNPYNISSLSQEIAFKALENKDLFFYHIKNIITERDYMINILNNIPFVNKIYPSSTNFILVKFKCPSYKIYHYLIDKKIFVRDRSKITLCSNCLRITIGTHKENKYLINQIHKYNI